Below is a genomic region from Planktothrix tepida PCC 9214.
ACCCTCTGTATCAAGAACGCATTACCGTTATTCACTTTCACGAATGGGCAAAATCCATTCTGGGTGGACTTCCTAATCCCCGGCTGTTTGAAGATGGAGATTATGATGCAGAAATTGGCGATCGCCTCCTGGTTGCCCTGGAGGAACTGCCCTTAGAACAGCGATGGGATGCAATATTCGTTGATGAAGCCCATACCTTTGCCCCTAGTTGGTTTCGCTGTTGTGTCGCTGCACTGAAAAGTCCTGAAGATGGTGATTTGATGATAGTCTCTGACGGTTCCCAAAGCCTCTATCAACGCCAGCAGTTCAGTTGGAAATCCGTTGGCATCAAAGCTCAGGGACGAACTCGCAAACTGAATCAGAACTACCGTAACACTCAGGAAATCCTATCGGCGGCTTGGAACGTTGTGCAATCGGTTTCTGCTCAAGATGATATTGATGAAGATGATGTGGCTTTCCCCATTGTTGAACCCCGTGCTGCTCTGCGAACAGGTCAACGGCCCTTACTGCATTTAGCCGCCAATCGACAAGCGGAAGTTGAAAGTGCGATCGCTCAAATTCAGCAGTTACTTACTAAAGGCTATGAATCCAAGGATATCGCCATCATTTACCGCTATAAAGCTCGGCATGAGGAAGAACCTTTTCATGTCCTGACTCAGCAGTTGGAACAGTTGGGAATGGGCTGCTATTGGGTCACTCAGGATAAGCGAGAGTATAGCAATCGTCGTCCGGGGGTGCGAATCATTACAGCTAAATCTTCATTGGGTCTGGAATTTAAAGCGGTGTTGATTCTGTGGGTACAGCAGTTTGGTGTGGGCAATGAAGCAGAAGGGCGACGGGAACTGTATGTGTCCATGACCAGAGCGCAGGAAGAATTACATTTGTTTGGGTCAGGTCAGTTTTTGGTTTTGAAGGAGTTGCAGTCAGGAAATAGCTTTGATGTTGTGGAGGAATATTTAAAGCCAGATTGTGTTGAACTTTCTGCTTAATTAAGAAAATGGCTGATTCAAAATATTAAATTTTGTCATTCGCATGAAAATATCTCGACTAAATCTTGTGAAGTGATAAATTAATTATGTTTAGGTGCTAAAAAATTTATGGATGTTTACTATCGTAAGCTTTACGCTTTGCTACATCACCCAGAAAGACCAGAATGGCGAGGAGCGATCTGTCAACAGTTAAATTGCCTTCAGCCACATCTTGAAGAACTCCATCAATGGTGGAAAAAATCGGGATATTTATCCGCAGAAATAGGTAGTTCTTCAGATCGAGTTAACCTAAAATTAAATCAACAAAGCAACACGATATTAGAATCTAAACATCCTATCAGCGGTCAGTCTCAGACTTTAGTGGCTCCGCAGTTTCCTATAATTGATGTAAGTTCTCTAAATTCAGAATTCGACCCTAAATCAGAATCCGATATCAAAAAACTGTTTTGGTGGTTTTGGCGGTTTTATCCAGAAAAAGCGGCTCAATCCAATCCCGACGCATTGCTTTTACCAGCCCATAAAATTTTACCTGACTGTCCACAGCATAGTTACAATAGCACCGTTTCAGCCCTAGCAGGGGCAATGTTTCCAGAAAGCCTCCCTCCAGATGAAACTTATAAACACCCTTATCTTTTAATATTTACTTTCTCACCTGTTCAAGAATTTATTAAATCTTCTCGAAAGTTTCTGGACTTTTGGTCAGGTTCTTATTTATTGCATTATCTCAGCGTTAAACTGTGCTGGTTTGTTGCACAAGAATATGGCCCCGATGCAGTGATAACACCTTCTCTTTGGAAACAAGAAATTATTGATGCTTTGTTGCTGACCAAGTATTGTGATTTTACCAAGGATTTTGGCAATGATCAAACTCCAGTAGATCGATTTCAAAATAAAACGTCTAGTAGCTTAAGTACGGCTGGGTTTCCCAATGTAATTACTGTTTTAGTTCCAGGTGAAACCGTTGCTCAAGAACTTGGAAAACAATTGAGTGATATCTTAAAAACCGAATGGAAAACGATAGCAGAAAAGGTCAAAGCAGAAATTAAAGACCGAGTGATGAGAGAAATTGCTGCTCATGGAGATGAAATTTGGGATAAAATTCAATCAGAGTTTCCTAGTGATAACAATCCTAATCCTTATTACCGAGAGCTTAATAAATGGCAGCAATCTAGTTGCTGGGAGTGGAATAAACTTTGGAATGCTCAAATCGATAATACTTGGGAAAGTTATTGGAGTGCGATCCCTTTAGGAAATCCAGAAGTTCCCTTAGAAATTACTCGGTTATCTTCTGAAGAAACGTTTGCCAAAGGTTGGAAAGATTGCCAAAAAATAGTTGCTCAACCTCGCACCGATGATATTCCAACTTTAGCCGAAGAATTAACATACACAACTCTTAATGTTGGAACCTGGTGGGGAAGCTTACAAGCACGGTTAGGACAATCAATTCAAGCTGTAAAAAATACCCGAAATTGGCAGATTGCTTCTGCGCCTGGGGAACGTTCAACTTTGTCTGGCCAGTTTAGTGCGGTGCATCCCAATCTACTGTATAACGAGCAATTTCGGGAGGGGGGAGGACTTCCAGCTAGTTCCATGCGACTATTTTGGAGAGTTCTAGCTGAGGTTTATCCAGGCTTATTTAATGGGTCAGAAAAACTCAACGCTATTGAACTAACAAAGCGGATGTCTTGGGTTTATGGGGGAGTTGCTGAATCTCTTGGCATCAAGATAGCTCCAAATCAGGAAGATAATAACATACATTCAAATCAGAAAGATTATGAAAGCTTTATCCGTTTTCCCAACTTAAGTTCGATAGCTGCTGCTCGATTTGCTCATGACTACCCAACCCAAGTACAAGCTTACTGGAACACGCTTAATGAATTAATTAAAAACGAATTACCCCAACCCTATCGGAATCAGTTTGCTGCCCGAACTCGTGGTCGTCCTTTTCAAATTGGTAAGACGGATAAAAAACTTAATCCCAATAATAAAGACGGACAAGACTATAACGGAATCATGTTTTCCAGTAAATGGCTGGCTGAAGATTTGAATTTAAGTGAAAAAGGAGAACTAGAAACTCTACGAAGATTAGTTGACCAAGCCCATAAAAATAATCAATTTGGAGAGGGTAGTCCGGCTGATTGGTGGGTAATTGTTTTAGCTGATGGCGATGGAATGGGCAAATATGTTTCAGGAGCTAAGTTAAAGCCTTATGAGGATTATATTATTAAATCAGAAGTTGATGAAGGCACTCAGAACAGTCGTGAATTTGATAAATTGCTTAAGGAAACGAAGAAACGCATGGGGCCAGCAAGCCATGTAGGTCTTAATCGTGCGTTATTAGACTTTTCTAATCAGCTAGTACCATACTTAACAGAAAAGCGTTTTTGTGGGAAAGTTGTTTATAGCGGTGGTGATGATGTTATGGCTGTATTACCACTAGCAGATTTACCGGAATATTTGCTTTCTTTACGAGCAGCTTGGTGTGGAGCCAAAGACCCTTTTAATGATTTTGACAATAAGGAAGCAATGGATAATTTAGAGGGTTCTGGTTATTGGCATCCTTTATCTACTGTCAAAGAATTAGCCCAACGTCCCCATTTCACAATGGGAAAAGATGCAACGATGAGTGTGGGGATAGTGATTGCTTACAAAAGTGTTCCTTTACCTACTGTTTTAGAAAGCTTATGGACAGCCGAAAAGGAACGAGCTAAAAAATTACCTGGAAAAGATGGTTTATGCTTTCGGGTGATTTACGGAGGAGGTAATACTTTAGAAGCGGTGATGAAAGGTCATTTATTAGAATCTTGGTGGAACTTTATTCAACAGTACCAACAACTCGATCTTAGTCCTGCACTTTATCGGTTAGCCGAAGAGTTACCCCGTCGTGCTTGTGTTACTGAAAATGATCAACTCTTTTCTAAAGCTGCCCAAGTGATTTTAAAACGTAGAGATGAGAGTAAAAATTTGGGAGTTGAAATTCATGATCCGATTTTAAATTGGCTCAACGCCTGGGAAGATTGGGCGAAAAGTTTAAAGCTTTCTCAAAATGCAGAAAAACCTCTGGGGACTCAACCCAAAGACTTAGGACGTTTACTCAGATTTAGTGCGTTTTGGGTGGATAAAATGGCGCAGCAGCAGCAATGGAAAAAGGAGGAAAACTGATGGATTGGTATGCAATTGATCCTTTAAGTGTATTATTATTTCGAGAGGCTAAACCCTTTAGTCCCGGCGAAAGTTCGTGGGCAAAAAGTCTGTTTCCTCCCTTACCAACAGTTGTCTTCCAAGCCCTCCGCTCTGCACTTCCGAAATATCAACAAGCCCAACGGGATTTACAATTTCTTGGCCCTTTTTTACTGGATGAACAAGATAATCTTTGGCTGCCGACTCCCAAGGATTTATTGGCCGTCAAAAGGAAGCTAGAAACCGATGGAGAGATTGAAGATGACCTTGATGATAAAACGGATAATTGGCAAGAAACGATAAGGTTTGAAACTGCAAAAAAACAAAAGGAATCCCCTTGGCAACATCTGTGCTTTGACCAGAATAGGTTGCCTCCGATGGTAACACCAAGTATCGACTACTCCAGCCAGTTTATCTGTAGACCCCAAACTTGGATTAAAGCCACAGCCTTAAGTCAATATCTTCAAGGCAATAAGCTCAACAATCCTAACGATTTTCATCCTGACCCCTGGAGTATACAGGTTCTACCGCACATTCAAATGCAGCCTGATAGTCGGCAGGTTAAAGATGAAGAAGGGTATTTCACTGAAGTAGCAGTTCGCTTGCATCCAGGGTGGCAACTGGTGGCAGCACTTAATACCAAATTAGAACCAACGGTTGTACGCTTAGGCGGTGAAGGACATCGAGCTATAATTTCACCCCTAGAAAACTTTAAGCCCTGGCAGCAGCTAGAGGCTTATACTCAACCTACTCCTGAGAGTGATTTTGCCTACCTCTTGACTCCTGGTTTGGCAATGGTTGAACCGACATCTTCTGTCTATGGTGTTTATCCGAGTGATTGGAAAGAACATTTGCAGGGATGCGTGAGCGATCGCGCTTTGCTGTGGGGTGGGGTATCAACAATTAAACGCAGAGACCAAACTCAAGAAGAATTTGCCTTGTTACCTCAACGGGCATTTGTGGCACCAGGAACCGTTTATCTGTTTAAGTCAAAACCAGCCGAAGTCCATGCTTTACTGCCAAAGGGTTCTAGTAACTGGTTAAACACTTTTCAACAACTCAACTACGGAAAACTTTTATGGGGGAAAAGATCATGAAGAATTATTTGACTTACCTTTATCTCTTAACACCTTTACACACAGGAGGCAGTTCTCAAGAGGGGAATTTAATGGGAATAGCCCGTGAAGTTCACACTGAATTCCCTTATCTTCCCTCGTCTTCATTACGGGGAAAAATTCGCTCTCAATTAGAATTTATTAACTCCGATGAAGCTTCTGTATTGTTTGGGCAAAAAATTAAAGATGGACAACAACCGACAGAAGGAGAAGTTTGGTTTGCTGATGCAACTTTGCTCTTTTTCCCGATTGCTTCCCTTAGCCATCATTTGATTTGGATCACTTGTCCTCTGTGGTTAGAACGCTGGAATCGTTGGATTAAAAATCAAGAGATTAAATTTTTAATTCAAACAGCACGTACAGCTTTATCCGGCAATAAATCAGCCTTGATTAGTTTTGAAGCTAAAGAGCTTTATTTACAAACAGCTTGTTTAAAAGAAGCTCATCTCCAGAAATCTCAAATTCCAGTTAATTCAGAATTGATTCAACCTTTAATAAAACGGGAAGGATTAGTTAGCCAAATTTTAAGTAGACTCGCCATTATCTCTGATGAAGATTGTATTGCTTTAGTAGAAACTGGATTACAACGAGAAGTTCGAGTGGCTTTAGAAGAAAATTCAAAAACTGTTGAAGGGGGGTCATTTCGTTCAGAAGAAGCCATTCCTCCTGAAGCCGTTCTGTTTTTTCCTTGGGGAATAAAAGCTAATCCCAGTAATCAAACATCTAATAGTCGCTCAGAACTGATTAAGGTTTTAGATGATCGTTTACAATTTGGAGGTTTAGAAGGATTAGGTCGAGGTTGGACAGATCTAACCACCGTTGAAATTAACAAGGAGAAAAAGTAATGGGTAAACATAACAAAAAACCAAATCAGCAATCTCACAACAAAGCTGTTAACAATCTTAGCTCGCAAAAAACAGAATCTCCCTCTCAAAATCAAACTATAACTCGATTAGATCCTAGAGATTTTAGTAAAAAAGCTTATGAGGCTTTAAAATCTATGGCTTTTGAACCAAAAGATGATGATTATATTGATAGAAAATATCATCCTAGAGCTAGTGGATTAGTACAAGGAATCAGTGCTTATATTTCTACTTGGGGATTACATCGATTGAGTGGGGATGCCAAAAAATTTTTAGGAGGAACAAGTGAAGATACTAAATATAAAGGTAAGGTGTATCGAAAATTTTTAAAAAGTCTAAAAGATTTGACATCAATTAATTTTGATGTTGATAATGAAGGTAGTTTAATCCATTTACATTTACGACAATATACGGCTTTAAATCGATTAGCGATTCAGCTAGCAAAAGAATGGTCATTTTGGGCTGCATCTGTTTTAGGAGAGGCTAAGGAAGAATGAACTTTAAACAAATCCAATCAGCAGCTTTAGCACGGACAAAAATAATACCTTCTAACAAGGCAATATTAGGAATGTTTCAAAGCCCATTACAAGCTTTAAATCAAATCTTGATTCCTGTTGATCAACCCCCTAAGCCTATTCTTGAGGCAGCGGTATCGGCTGATCAAAAATGTGAGCCTTTGTATACAACTTTAACTCAAAAAACCCGATCATTAGCGGATGAAATCATTGAAGCTAGATTTTCATGGCGCTTACGGGTAGGAGGAATGCGAGGATTTCAAGAGCTTTTGCTTCCTGTTTTGCATCCAGTTTATGGAATTCCTTATATTCCATCAAGTAGTTTAAAGGGGGCTGTGAAAGCATGGGCTAGAAAAGAAATTCAAGATCAAAATCTAATTAATCGACTTTTGGGACAATTAGATCAAGGGGTGGGATGTGTCCAAATTTTGGATGCTTTTCCGACTAAACCTTGTTTAAGTTTAGATATAACGAACCCTCAATGGGAGTGGCAAGAAGACAACCGGATTAAATATAAAACGGTACCTCATACCCTGCTATCGATGGCAGAACCAACATTAATCATTGGGTTAACCTATACCCATCGGGGTCAACAACAACATCAATCCGAAGATTTGAAAACCGTAAAAACATGGATGGAAAATGCTTTAGCCGTTGGTATCGGTTCTCGCGTTAGTGCTGGATATGGACGAACTCAAATTCAAAGCAGATTTTCTTATTCCTCTTCTCATCCGTTTCAGCTTTGGACACAGGGGATTTTCGGGGCTGATCCGAAAAAAGCGGGTGAGTTTCGTCCAGTCGCGTTACGAGGGGTGTTGCGGTATTGGTTTCGTGCGATCGCTTTGGGATTATATGATCCTGTAACTTGCCGAACTTTAGAAAATCAACTGTTCGGGAAACTAAGCCAAGAAGGAACCTTTAGTTTAGGAGTAAATCTTACTCAGGAACAAGATTATCCTCCTTATTTCTATGCAGGAGATATTCTGTTAGAATCTCGATATGAACATCACCTTTTATTAATGGAAAAACTTTTATTCCTGACTTCCCATATTGCAGGAATAGGTCGAGGTTCGAGACGACCTTTGCATCGTAATAATGGTCGGATGCGTGGCTGTCATTGGGAGTTAAATGATTATAAGTTACCTAGTAATCTCGAAAGTTGGCAATCTTTCCTTCAGGAGGTTCAAAATACTTTCTTAGAGGTACAGCAAGCAGGAACTCCAGAAGCAGGAGATCCAGGCAACTGGAATAAGCGTTATCAAGATGTTTTGAATCATCAAGCTGTGATTTATTTGGTTCCTTCTCCTAATCAAATTCATCCTGATCAAGTTAAAAATTGGTCATCACAGGGAGCAACACCGCCTGTTTTAGGAACAGCTTTAAATTTACTGTATAGTAATGATCGTTTCAAGGGCAAAACCAATAAAAATCCTGGGAATGTGTTGGTAGGAGGAACATTAGGAATCCCATCCTTTGTAATTATTCAATCTAATTTTCCCAAGCTTGGAAAACCTTATCAAACGGTTACTGTATTTGGAGCTAATAACTCTGATCGACAAGAGTTTATTAGAAATTTACCATCAAATTCTATTCAAGTCTGGCCTTTAAACTAAACCTATTGTACACTTTTTGTTTTAATCCTTAAGGAGAACTTATGGCAATTTTAATTGCAAATATTGGTACATCTGACTTAGCCATTAAAATAGATGATTATTATATTCCCGTTGGATTTGATAGAGATGAAAAAAATGTTAATAATACTGAGCTAGATGAAAATGAAAAAGTTATTTGGGAAAAGAATTGGAGACAGGAGTATATTTGTGCTCAACTATGCCATGAATTAGAAATTCCATATAAAAAAAATGGAGAGTTTTCTTTCCGAGAGCTTACCAAAAAGATATTAGAAGAATATGAAAAAAATGAAGAAGTTTGGCATAATCAAATTAATCCAGATCGGATTCGAGGAGTTATCGAGAAAGCTAGAAAAGAATTTAATCTTGAAAAAGTCTATATTTTTGTAACAAACCAGCCAGAAAAAATGATTGATCTAAAAAGTAATCAAGAAACCGATAATAGAGGTTATTCTACAGATTCAATCCATTTGTTTAAAATTATTCAAAAATGGTTCAAAAAAGAGATTCCAGAACTTGATATTGTTGATCAAGTAATCCCTAGTAATGTCTCGGCAGTAGATCAAGACGGACTTATGAATTATTATTATAAGTTTTTCTTAAAAGAGATTACATCTAGTCAGGAGGTGTTAATTAGTATTAAAGGTGGAACTCCTCAAATGCAGAATGCCTTGAGAATGCAAGCACTGGCTTCTTCAGCTATGAAACAATTATTCATAGAACCTAAACTCTCCGTGAAATGTTTACTAGCAGGAAAGCCTTCTGAATCTCAGTTAACTTCTTATTGGCGGTATATGAGAACGCAAAAATATCAAGATGTTAAAAACATTTTAGAAAGTCGTTGGGATTTTAATGGCGGATGTGAGATTCTCCAAGATTGGAAGATTTTATTAAGGTTTTGGAAAAAACATACTGATGATAATAGCTTATCACAAAACGATAAACTGATTGCTAATATTATTAAAGTTTTAAAAATTAGTGATCATTGTTTTAATCTTGATATTAA
It encodes:
- a CDS encoding 3'-5' exonuclease, coding for MALIVPDAVPSKASSGEKRVFKILRDELPDDCLVWYEPNVKGLYPDFIILSPTLGLLILEVKGWSAKQILRASDQFFEIQQDDGKRESQQSPLRQAKSYQDALIQKLKGYSILTQDDGDYQGKLAFPVGVGAILTNITEAQARDENIYPLLEKPQAVYRDELLDWDGIGERTLLKRLSDMFTVRFKFMALADDQISTIKGIIHPEVSIRTEPAKPTSVPKGIVLKPDATIIKTLDIKQEQLARSINSGHRLFCGVAGSGKTLILLSRAKALAHELFPKRILILCFNVTLAAYLRSLIEDDNNPLYQERITVIHFHEWAKSILGGLPNPRLFEDGDYDAEIGDRLLVALEELPLEQRWDAIFVDEAHTFAPSWFRCCVAALKSPEDGDLMIVSDGSQSLYQRQQFSWKSVGIKAQGRTRKLNQNYRNTQEILSAAWNVVQSVSAQDDIDEDDVAFPIVEPRAALRTGQRPLLHLAANRQAEVESAIAQIQQLLTKGYESKDIAIIYRYKARHEEEPFHVLTQQLEQLGMGCYWVTQDKREYSNRRPGVRIITAKSSLGLEFKAVLILWVQQFGVGNEAEGRRELYVSMTRAQEELHLFGSGQFLVLKELQSGNSFDVVEEYLKPDCVELSA
- the cas10 gene encoding type III-B CRISPR-associated protein Cas10/Cmr2, producing the protein MDVYYRKLYALLHHPERPEWRGAICQQLNCLQPHLEELHQWWKKSGYLSAEIGSSSDRVNLKLNQQSNTILESKHPISGQSQTLVAPQFPIIDVSSLNSEFDPKSESDIKKLFWWFWRFYPEKAAQSNPDALLLPAHKILPDCPQHSYNSTVSALAGAMFPESLPPDETYKHPYLLIFTFSPVQEFIKSSRKFLDFWSGSYLLHYLSVKLCWFVAQEYGPDAVITPSLWKQEIIDALLLTKYCDFTKDFGNDQTPVDRFQNKTSSSLSTAGFPNVITVLVPGETVAQELGKQLSDILKTEWKTIAEKVKAEIKDRVMREIAAHGDEIWDKIQSEFPSDNNPNPYYRELNKWQQSSCWEWNKLWNAQIDNTWESYWSAIPLGNPEVPLEITRLSSEETFAKGWKDCQKIVAQPRTDDIPTLAEELTYTTLNVGTWWGSLQARLGQSIQAVKNTRNWQIASAPGERSTLSGQFSAVHPNLLYNEQFREGGGLPASSMRLFWRVLAEVYPGLFNGSEKLNAIELTKRMSWVYGGVAESLGIKIAPNQEDNNIHSNQKDYESFIRFPNLSSIAAARFAHDYPTQVQAYWNTLNELIKNELPQPYRNQFAARTRGRPFQIGKTDKKLNPNNKDGQDYNGIMFSSKWLAEDLNLSEKGELETLRRLVDQAHKNNQFGEGSPADWWVIVLADGDGMGKYVSGAKLKPYEDYIIKSEVDEGTQNSREFDKLLKETKKRMGPASHVGLNRALLDFSNQLVPYLTEKRFCGKVVYSGGDDVMAVLPLADLPEYLLSLRAAWCGAKDPFNDFDNKEAMDNLEGSGYWHPLSTVKELAQRPHFTMGKDATMSVGIVIAYKSVPLPTVLESLWTAEKERAKKLPGKDGLCFRVIYGGGNTLEAVMKGHLLESWWNFIQQYQQLDLSPALYRLAEELPRRACVTENDQLFSKAAQVILKRRDESKNLGVEIHDPILNWLNAWEDWAKSLKLSQNAEKPLGTQPKDLGRLLRFSAFWVDKMAQQQQWKKEEN
- a CDS encoding type III-B CRISPR module-associated Cmr3 family protein; protein product: MDWYAIDPLSVLLFREAKPFSPGESSWAKSLFPPLPTVVFQALRSALPKYQQAQRDLQFLGPFLLDEQDNLWLPTPKDLLAVKRKLETDGEIEDDLDDKTDNWQETIRFETAKKQKESPWQHLCFDQNRLPPMVTPSIDYSSQFICRPQTWIKATALSQYLQGNKLNNPNDFHPDPWSIQVLPHIQMQPDSRQVKDEEGYFTEVAVRLHPGWQLVAALNTKLEPTVVRLGGEGHRAIISPLENFKPWQQLEAYTQPTPESDFAYLLTPGLAMVEPTSSVYGVYPSDWKEHLQGCVSDRALLWGGVSTIKRRDQTQEEFALLPQRAFVAPGTVYLFKSKPAEVHALLPKGSSNWLNTFQQLNYGKLLWGKRS
- the cmr4 gene encoding type III-B CRISPR module RAMP protein Cmr4, with translation MKNYLTYLYLLTPLHTGGSSQEGNLMGIAREVHTEFPYLPSSSLRGKIRSQLEFINSDEASVLFGQKIKDGQQPTEGEVWFADATLLFFPIASLSHHLIWITCPLWLERWNRWIKNQEIKFLIQTARTALSGNKSALISFEAKELYLQTACLKEAHLQKSQIPVNSELIQPLIKREGLVSQILSRLAIISDEDCIALVETGLQREVRVALEENSKTVEGGSFRSEEAIPPEAVLFFPWGIKANPSNQTSNSRSELIKVLDDRLQFGGLEGLGRGWTDLTTVEINKEKK
- a CDS encoding RAMP superfamily CRISPR-associated protein, translated to MNFKQIQSAALARTKIIPSNKAILGMFQSPLQALNQILIPVDQPPKPILEAAVSADQKCEPLYTTLTQKTRSLADEIIEARFSWRLRVGGMRGFQELLLPVLHPVYGIPYIPSSSLKGAVKAWARKEIQDQNLINRLLGQLDQGVGCVQILDAFPTKPCLSLDITNPQWEWQEDNRIKYKTVPHTLLSMAEPTLIIGLTYTHRGQQQHQSEDLKTVKTWMENALAVGIGSRVSAGYGRTQIQSRFSYSSSHPFQLWTQGIFGADPKKAGEFRPVALRGVLRYWFRAIALGLYDPVTCRTLENQLFGKLSQEGTFSLGVNLTQEQDYPPYFYAGDILLESRYEHHLLLMEKLLFLTSHIAGIGRGSRRPLHRNNGRMRGCHWELNDYKLPSNLESWQSFLQEVQNTFLEVQQAGTPEAGDPGNWNKRYQDVLNHQAVIYLVPSPNQIHPDQVKNWSSQGATPPVLGTALNLLYSNDRFKGKTNKNPGNVLVGGTLGIPSFVIIQSNFPKLGKPYQTVTVFGANNSDRQEFIRNLPSNSIQVWPLN